A window of the Serratia sarumanii genome harbors these coding sequences:
- the moaA gene encoding GTP 3',8-cyclase MoaA produces MVPQLIDAYERKFYYLRLSITDVCNFRCTYCLPDGYKPSGSPKSFLSLDEIRRVSRAFAELGTEKVRLTGGEPSLRRDFTEIIAAVRENPAIRTLAVTTNGYRLARDVAAWRDAGLTAINVSIDSLDPRQFHAITGQDKFRQVMDGIDAAFSAGFSKVKVNAVLMRDVNHQQLGAFLAWIKDRPIQLRFIELMETGEGGELFRKHHVSGEVIRLQLEQQGWQRQARGRSDGPAQVFSHPDYQGEVGLIMPYEKDFCASCNRLRVSSIGNLHLCLFGEQGVPLRDLLAEDGQLDALKARIQSGLLSKKQTHFLHQGNSGITQNLSFIGG; encoded by the coding sequence ATGGTGCCGCAACTCATTGATGCTTATGAGCGCAAGTTCTATTACCTGCGCTTGTCGATCACCGACGTGTGCAACTTTCGTTGCACCTATTGTCTGCCCGACGGCTACAAGCCGAGCGGCAGCCCGAAAAGCTTCCTGTCGCTGGATGAAATCCGCCGCGTCAGCCGCGCGTTCGCCGAACTGGGCACCGAAAAGGTGCGCCTGACCGGCGGCGAGCCTTCGCTGCGCCGCGATTTTACCGAGATCATCGCCGCCGTGCGGGAAAACCCGGCCATCCGTACCCTGGCGGTCACCACCAACGGCTACCGTCTGGCGCGCGACGTCGCCGCCTGGCGTGACGCCGGTCTGACGGCGATCAACGTCAGCATCGACAGCCTGGATCCCCGCCAGTTTCACGCCATCACCGGCCAGGACAAGTTCCGCCAGGTGATGGACGGCATCGACGCCGCCTTCAGCGCCGGTTTCAGCAAGGTCAAGGTCAACGCAGTGCTGATGCGCGACGTTAACCACCAGCAGCTCGGCGCCTTTCTCGCCTGGATCAAGGACCGGCCTATCCAGCTGCGCTTTATCGAACTGATGGAAACCGGCGAGGGCGGCGAGCTGTTTCGCAAACACCACGTTTCCGGCGAAGTGATTCGCCTGCAGTTGGAGCAGCAGGGCTGGCAGCGCCAGGCACGCGGCCGCAGCGACGGCCCGGCGCAGGTGTTCAGCCACCCGGACTACCAGGGCGAGGTGGGGCTTATCATGCCGTATGAAAAAGACTTCTGCGCCAGCTGTAACCGGCTGCGCGTTTCTTCCATCGGCAATCTGCACCTGTGCCTGTTCGGCGAGCAGGGGGTGCCCCTGCGCGATCTGCTGGCCGAGGACGGCCAGCTCGACGCGCTGAAGGCGCGCATCCAGAGCGGGCTGCTGAGCAAGAAGCAGACCCATTTCCTGCATCAGGGCAACAGCGGGATCACCCAGAACCTGTCGTTTATCGGCGGCTGA
- the moaD gene encoding molybdopterin synthase sulfur carrier subunit produces the protein MIDILFFAQVRELVGTGGLSMPADYPTVEALRQALCARGDRWALALESGKLLAAVNQSLVAADHPLRAGDEVAFFPPVTGG, from the coding sequence ATGATCGATATTCTTTTCTTCGCGCAGGTGCGCGAACTGGTGGGCACCGGCGGCCTGTCGATGCCGGCGGATTACCCGACCGTCGAGGCGTTGCGCCAGGCGCTGTGCGCGCGCGGCGATCGTTGGGCGCTGGCGCTGGAGTCCGGCAAGCTGTTGGCGGCGGTCAATCAGTCGCTGGTGGCGGCGGACCATCCGCTGCGCGCCGGCGATGAAGTGGCCTTCTTCCCGCCGGTCACCGGGGGGTAA
- a CDS encoding ABC transporter permease, translated as MFHRLLTLIIKEMQALLRDPQTRAILIMPVILQVLLFPFAATLEVTNATIAVYSEDSGQASVELTQRFAKAKAFQHVLLLRSPQEIKTTIDNQRALLLIRFPAQFSRDIATGNTAPLQLLLDGRNSNSAQIAANYVQQIVQEYQNELLGNRAKPNNSELVVRNWYNPNLDYKWFVVPSLIAMITTIGVLIVTSLSVAREREQGTLEQLLVSPLTTWQIFIGKAVPALIVASFQASIVLLIGIFLYQIPFAGSLLLFYATMLIYGLSLVGFGLLISSLCATQQQAFIGVFVFMMPAILLSGYVSPVENMPVWLQDLTWVNPIRHFTDITKQIYLKDASFNIIWHSLWPLLVITATTGSAAYALFRRKIA; from the coding sequence ATGTTTCATCGTCTGTTGACGCTCATCATCAAGGAAATGCAGGCGCTGCTGCGCGATCCGCAAACCCGCGCCATTTTAATCATGCCGGTGATCCTGCAGGTGCTGCTGTTCCCGTTCGCCGCGACGCTGGAAGTCACCAACGCCACCATCGCGGTCTACAGCGAGGACAGCGGCCAGGCCTCGGTAGAGCTGACCCAGCGCTTCGCCAAGGCCAAGGCCTTTCAACACGTGCTGCTGCTGCGCAGCCCGCAGGAGATAAAGACCACCATCGACAACCAGCGGGCGCTGCTGCTGATCCGCTTCCCGGCGCAGTTCTCGCGCGATATCGCCACCGGCAACACCGCGCCGCTGCAGCTGCTGCTCGACGGGCGCAACTCCAACAGCGCGCAGATCGCCGCCAACTACGTGCAGCAGATCGTGCAGGAATATCAGAACGAGCTGCTCGGCAACCGCGCTAAACCCAACAACAGCGAGCTGGTGGTGCGCAACTGGTATAACCCGAATCTGGACTACAAATGGTTCGTGGTGCCGTCGCTGATCGCCATGATCACCACCATCGGCGTGCTGATCGTCACCTCGCTGTCGGTGGCGCGCGAACGCGAACAGGGCACGCTGGAACAGCTGCTGGTCTCGCCGCTCACCACCTGGCAGATCTTTATCGGCAAGGCGGTGCCGGCGCTGATCGTCGCCAGCTTCCAGGCCAGCATCGTGCTGCTGATCGGCATCTTCCTGTATCAGATCCCGTTCGCCGGATCGCTGCTGCTGTTCTATGCCACCATGCTGATCTACGGGCTGTCGCTGGTCGGTTTCGGCCTGCTGATCTCGTCGCTGTGCGCCACTCAGCAGCAGGCGTTCATCGGCGTGTTCGTGTTCATGATGCCGGCGATCCTGCTCTCGGGTTACGTCTCGCCGGTAGAGAATATGCCGGTGTGGCTGCAGGATCTGACCTGGGTTAACCCGATACGCCACTTCACCGACATCACCAAGCAGATCTACCTGAAGGACGCCAGTTTCAACATCATCTGGCACAGCCTGTGGCCGCTGCTGGTGATCACCGCCACCACCGGCAGCGCCGCCTACGCGCTGTTCCGCCGCAAGATCGCATAA
- a CDS encoding VF530 family DNA-binding protein, whose protein sequence is MSQHQSKDPLHGVTLEQLLNKLVDHYGWSELGARIRINCFRSDPSIKSSLKFLRRTPWARKEVEDLYIDMVSHPAPASDNPWLRGRDG, encoded by the coding sequence ATGAGCCAACACCAGTCCAAAGACCCGCTGCACGGCGTGACGCTGGAGCAACTGCTGAATAAGCTGGTGGATCACTACGGTTGGTCCGAGCTGGGCGCACGCATTCGCATCAACTGCTTCCGCAGCGATCCGAGCATCAAGTCCAGCCTGAAGTTTTTGCGTCGCACGCCCTGGGCGCGCAAAGAGGTGGAAGATCTGTATATCGATATGGTCAGCCATCCCGCCCCAGCCAGCGATAATCCCTGGCTGCGCGGGCGAGACGGTTAA
- a CDS encoding gluconeogenesis factor YvcK family protein, with protein MRNRTLADLDRVVALGGGHGLGRVMSALSSLGSRLTGIVTTTDNGGSTGRIRRSEGGIAWGDTRNCLNQLITEPSVASAMFEYRFSGNGELAGHNLGNLMLKALDHLSVRPLEAINLVRSLLKVDAALIPMSEQPVDLMAHDHEGNHVYGEVNVDQLAHMPQELMLSPPVSATREALDAIAQADVILIGPGSFLTSLMPLLLLDDLTQALRRSSASMIYIGNLGRELSVAAAALSLQDKLTLMEEKIGRRMIDALIVGPAVDASEVQDRVVIQQPLEASDIPYRHDRQLLRQALDLALVALAARR; from the coding sequence ATGCGTAATCGTACCCTGGCCGATCTCGACCGCGTGGTGGCGTTAGGCGGCGGACACGGCCTGGGCCGTGTGATGTCGGCCCTGTCGTCCTTAGGCTCCCGCCTGACCGGCATCGTCACCACCACCGACAACGGCGGTTCCACCGGCCGCATCCGCCGTTCGGAAGGCGGCATTGCCTGGGGCGATACCCGTAACTGTCTCAACCAGCTGATCACCGAACCGAGCGTCGCCTCGGCGATGTTCGAATACCGCTTCAGCGGCAACGGCGAACTGGCCGGCCACAACCTCGGCAACCTGATGCTGAAAGCGCTGGATCACCTGAGCGTGCGCCCGCTGGAAGCGATCAACCTGGTGCGCAGCCTGCTGAAGGTGGACGCGGCGCTGATCCCGATGTCGGAACAGCCGGTGGATTTGATGGCGCACGATCACGAAGGCAATCACGTTTACGGTGAAGTGAATGTCGATCAGCTGGCCCATATGCCGCAGGAGCTGATGCTGTCGCCGCCGGTCAGCGCCACGCGCGAAGCGCTGGACGCCATCGCGCAGGCCGACGTGATCCTGATCGGGCCGGGCAGTTTCCTCACCAGCCTGATGCCGCTGCTGCTGCTGGACGATCTCACCCAGGCGCTGCGCCGCAGCAGCGCCAGCATGATCTATATCGGCAACCTCGGCCGCGAGCTGAGCGTGGCCGCCGCGGCGCTGTCGCTACAGGATAAGCTGACGCTGATGGAAGAGAAGATTGGCCGCCGGATGATCGATGCGCTGATCGTCGGCCCGGCGGTAGACGCCAGTGAAGTGCAGGATCGGGTGGTGATTCAACAGCCGCTGGAAGCGAGCGACATCCCCTACAGACACGATCGCCAGCTGCTGCGCCAGGCGCTGGATCTGGCGCTGGTGGCGCTGGCCGCCCGCCGCTGA
- the hlyD gene encoding secretion protein HlyD, translated as MNKKRSALIVLLILLIAAAAYGVWHYQQQQDKPLTLYGNVDIRTVNLGFRVDGRLASLTVDEGDAVQPGQLLGKLDDAPYRNALQQAEANVGSARAKLSLLQAGYRAEEIAQVRSEMAQRQSAFAYADSFLKRQQGLWAKNATSADALEDARTARNQAQANLQAAKDKLSQYRSGNRPQEIEQAKADVAQSEAALAQAQLNLQDATLVSPSAGTVLTRAVEPGTMLGAGGTVFTLSLTRPVWVRAYVNETSLSQAVPGTELEIYTDGRPGKPYHGKIGFVSPTAEFTPKSVETPDLRTDLVYRLRVIVTDADDALRQGMPVTLRFAKP; from the coding sequence ATGAACAAAAAACGCAGTGCCTTGATCGTGTTGTTAATTCTGCTGATCGCGGCCGCCGCTTACGGGGTCTGGCATTACCAACAGCAGCAGGATAAGCCGCTGACGCTGTATGGCAACGTCGACATCCGCACGGTGAACCTCGGCTTTCGCGTCGACGGCCGCCTGGCGTCGCTGACGGTGGATGAAGGCGATGCCGTTCAGCCGGGCCAGTTGCTCGGTAAGCTGGACGACGCCCCCTACCGCAACGCGCTGCAGCAGGCCGAAGCCAACGTCGGCAGCGCGCGCGCCAAGCTGTCGTTGCTGCAGGCCGGTTACCGCGCCGAAGAGATCGCCCAGGTGCGGTCGGAAATGGCGCAGCGCCAGTCCGCCTTCGCCTACGCCGACAGCTTCCTGAAACGCCAGCAGGGGCTGTGGGCGAAAAACGCTACCTCCGCCGACGCGCTGGAGGATGCGCGCACCGCCCGCAATCAGGCGCAGGCCAACCTGCAGGCGGCGAAGGACAAGCTGTCGCAATACCGCAGCGGCAACCGCCCGCAAGAAATCGAACAGGCCAAGGCCGACGTTGCGCAGAGCGAGGCGGCGCTGGCGCAGGCACAGTTGAACCTGCAAGACGCCACGCTGGTTTCCCCTTCCGCCGGCACGGTGCTGACCCGCGCGGTGGAGCCGGGCACCATGCTCGGCGCCGGCGGCACGGTCTTCACCCTGTCGCTGACCCGGCCGGTGTGGGTGCGCGCCTACGTCAACGAAACCAGCCTGAGCCAGGCGGTGCCCGGCACCGAACTGGAGATCTACACCGACGGCCGCCCCGGCAAGCCTTATCACGGCAAGATCGGCTTCGTCTCGCCGACCGCCGAATTCACGCCGAAAAGCGTTGAAACGCCGGATCTGCGCACCGACCTGGTGTACCGCCTGCGGGTGATCGTCACCGACGCCGATGACGCGCTGCGCCAGGGCATGCCGGTCACTCTGCGCTTCGCCAAACCCTGA
- the moaB gene encoding molybdenum cofactor biosynthesis protein B produces MSHASSEFIAAHIAILTVSDSRGAAEDTSGHYLQEAAQEAGHQVVDRAIVKDDIYQIRARVSAWIADDNVQAVLITGGTGFTARDNTPEALLPLFDREVEGFGELFRMVSYEEIGTATIQSRALAGLANRTVIFAMPGSTRACRTAWERIIEEQLDARHRPCNFQPHLKKP; encoded by the coding sequence ATGAGCCATGCGAGCAGCGAGTTTATTGCGGCGCATATCGCCATCCTGACCGTCTCCGACAGCCGCGGCGCGGCGGAAGACACCTCCGGCCACTATCTGCAGGAAGCGGCGCAGGAAGCCGGCCATCAGGTGGTGGATCGCGCCATCGTCAAAGATGACATTTACCAGATCCGCGCGCGGGTTTCCGCCTGGATCGCCGATGACAACGTGCAGGCGGTGCTGATCACCGGCGGCACCGGTTTTACCGCCCGCGACAACACGCCGGAAGCGCTGCTGCCGCTGTTCGACAGAGAGGTGGAAGGGTTCGGTGAACTGTTCCGCATGGTGTCGTACGAAGAGATCGGCACCGCGACGATCCAGTCGCGCGCGCTGGCCGGCCTGGCCAACCGCACGGTGATCTTCGCCATGCCGGGCTCCACCCGCGCCTGCCGCACCGCCTGGGAGCGGATTATCGAAGAGCAGTTGGACGCGCGCCATCGCCCGTGCAACTTCCAGCCCCACTTGAAGAAGCCCTGA
- the cecR gene encoding transcriptional regulator CecR, which yields MPASVPHQAAGRARGEQARRQLLAAATDLFGEYGLQGATTRDIAQRAGQNIAAITYYFSSKEGLYLAVAQSLADFIQQAFAPLAEEVDRFWQQPVALRSPDAALRLLQRGLLAFSELMTQPHTLNLSKIMSREQLAPTDAYPLIHSQVIAPMHERLCRLLAAATGIDERAPRLVLHTHALIGEVLSFRVARETIRRQAGWQEIGEGEAAQVAAVLSEHIEILVVGLRQRHGA from the coding sequence ATGCCAGCTTCCGTACCTCATCAGGCCGCCGGCCGGGCGCGCGGCGAGCAAGCGCGCCGGCAGCTGCTCGCCGCGGCGACCGACCTGTTCGGCGAATATGGCCTGCAGGGCGCCACCACCCGCGATATCGCCCAGCGCGCCGGCCAGAACATCGCCGCCATCACCTACTACTTCAGCTCCAAAGAGGGGCTGTACCTGGCCGTGGCGCAGTCGCTCGCCGATTTCATCCAGCAGGCGTTCGCCCCGCTGGCCGAAGAGGTCGATCGCTTCTGGCAACAGCCCGTCGCGCTGCGCTCACCCGACGCGGCGCTGCGTTTGCTGCAGCGTGGCCTGCTGGCCTTCAGCGAACTGATGACCCAGCCGCACACGCTGAACCTGAGCAAAATCATGTCGCGCGAACAGCTCGCCCCGACCGACGCCTACCCGCTGATCCACAGCCAGGTGATCGCGCCGATGCACGAGCGGCTGTGCCGCCTGCTGGCGGCCGCCACCGGCATCGACGAACGCGCCCCCCGCCTCGTGCTGCATACCCATGCGCTGATCGGCGAGGTGCTGTCGTTCCGCGTGGCGCGCGAAACCATCCGCCGTCAGGCCGGCTGGCAAGAGATTGGTGAGGGCGAAGCGGCGCAAGTCGCGGCGGTGCTGAGCGAGCATATCGAGATTCTGGTTGTTGGGCTGCGCCAACGTCACGGCGCGTAA
- a CDS encoding ATP-binding cassette domain-containing protein, with product MEQAHTIELEGLEKRFPSLEKPAVASLTTTLRSGAVIGLVGPDGAGKTTLLRMLAGLLQPSSGKLRVAGLDPIAQDRQLHAILGYMPQKFGLYEDLTVMENLTLYADLRGVTGDLRRQTFERLLKFTDLTRFTERLAGKLSGGMKQKLGLACTLLGEPQVLLLDEPGVGVDPISRRELWRMVHELANDGMLILWSTSYLDEAEQCREVLLLNEGELLFSGAPQALTRRMAGRTVLIAAPPGSHRSLLQRAICLPAVTDGVIQGKYLRLILKEGEDHRQLLQALDLPEAELDEADPRFEDAFIDLLGGGPNHRSALAEIMPTVNGASGETVIEAVQLTKKFGDFAATDHVDFQVRRGEIFGLLGPNGAGKSTTFKMMCGLLIPSSGKALVLGMDLKTSSGKARQRLGYMAQKFSLYGNLTVAQNLKFFSGVYGLGGKAQRDKIDEMSRAFNFAPILDQTPDALPLGFKQRLALACALMHEPDILFLDEPTSGVDPLTRREFWLHINGMVDKGVTVMVTTHFMDEAEYCDRIGLVYRGKIIAAGTPDDLKQQVARDDNPNPSMEQAFIELVQGYDEEESR from the coding sequence ATGGAACAGGCGCACACCATTGAGCTGGAAGGGCTGGAGAAGCGCTTCCCGTCGCTTGAGAAACCGGCGGTCGCCAGCCTGACCACCACCCTGCGCAGCGGCGCGGTGATCGGGCTGGTCGGCCCGGACGGCGCCGGCAAAACCACCCTGCTGCGCATGCTGGCCGGGCTGCTGCAGCCCAGCAGCGGCAAACTGCGGGTCGCCGGGCTGGATCCGATCGCGCAGGATCGTCAACTGCACGCGATCCTCGGTTACATGCCGCAGAAGTTCGGGCTGTATGAGGATCTGACGGTGATGGAGAACCTGACGCTGTATGCCGATCTGCGCGGCGTCACCGGCGATCTTCGCCGCCAGACCTTCGAGCGGCTGTTGAAATTCACCGATCTGACCCGCTTCACCGAGCGCCTGGCGGGCAAGCTGTCCGGCGGCATGAAGCAAAAGCTGGGCCTGGCCTGCACGCTGCTGGGCGAACCTCAGGTGCTGTTGCTGGATGAGCCGGGCGTCGGCGTCGATCCGATCTCGCGCCGCGAGCTGTGGCGCATGGTGCACGAGCTGGCCAACGACGGCATGCTGATCCTGTGGAGCACGTCTTATCTCGATGAGGCCGAACAGTGCCGCGAAGTGCTGCTGCTCAACGAGGGCGAGCTGCTGTTCAGCGGCGCGCCGCAGGCGCTGACCCGCCGTATGGCCGGGCGCACGGTGTTGATCGCCGCGCCCCCCGGCAGCCATCGATCGCTGCTGCAGCGGGCGATCTGCCTGCCGGCGGTCACCGACGGGGTGATCCAGGGCAAGTATCTGCGCCTGATCCTGAAGGAAGGCGAAGATCACCGGCAGCTGCTGCAGGCGCTGGATCTGCCGGAGGCCGAACTGGACGAAGCGGATCCGCGCTTCGAGGATGCGTTTATCGATCTGCTCGGCGGCGGCCCCAACCACCGCTCGGCGCTGGCGGAGATCATGCCGACCGTCAACGGCGCAAGCGGTGAAACGGTGATCGAAGCGGTGCAGCTGACCAAAAAATTCGGCGACTTCGCCGCTACCGATCACGTTGATTTCCAGGTGCGGCGCGGCGAAATTTTCGGCCTACTCGGGCCGAACGGCGCCGGCAAGTCCACCACCTTCAAAATGATGTGCGGCCTGCTGATCCCCTCCAGCGGCAAGGCGCTGGTGCTGGGGATGGATCTCAAGACCAGCTCCGGCAAGGCGCGCCAGCGGCTCGGCTACATGGCGCAAAAATTCTCGCTGTACGGCAACCTGACGGTGGCGCAAAACCTGAAGTTCTTCTCCGGCGTCTACGGCCTGGGCGGCAAGGCGCAGCGCGACAAAATCGACGAGATGTCGCGCGCCTTCAACTTCGCGCCGATCCTCGATCAGACGCCGGACGCGCTGCCGCTCGGCTTCAAACAGCGCCTGGCGCTGGCCTGCGCGCTGATGCACGAACCGGATATCCTGTTCCTCGACGAACCGACTTCCGGCGTCGATCCGCTGACGCGGCGCGAGTTCTGGTTGCACATCAACGGCATGGTCGACAAGGGCGTCACGGTGATGGTGACCACCCACTTTATGGACGAGGCGGAGTACTGCGACCGCATCGGCCTGGTGTACCGCGGCAAGATCATCGCCGCCGGCACGCCGGACGATCTCAAACAGCAGGTGGCGCGCGACGACAATCCCAACCCCTCGATGGAGCAGGCGTTTATCGAGCTGGTGCAGGGCTACGATGAGGAGGAATCACGGTGA
- the moaE gene encoding molybdopterin synthase catalytic subunit MoaE, with protein sequence MENTRIRVGEAPFNVGDEYQWLAQCDADGAVVTFTGKVRNHNLGDDVSALTLEHYPGMTEKALAEIVAEARSRWPLQRVTVIHRVGALYPGDEIVFVGVTGAHRSMAFAASEFIMDYLKTRAPFWKREATGQGDRWVDARDSDREAAQRWHDAAK encoded by the coding sequence ATGGAAAATACCCGCATTCGCGTGGGCGAAGCGCCGTTCAACGTCGGCGACGAGTACCAGTGGCTGGCGCAGTGCGACGCCGATGGCGCGGTGGTGACCTTCACCGGCAAGGTGCGCAACCATAATCTGGGTGACGACGTCAGCGCGCTGACGCTGGAACACTATCCCGGCATGACCGAGAAGGCGCTGGCGGAGATCGTGGCCGAGGCGCGCAGCCGTTGGCCGCTGCAGCGGGTGACGGTGATCCACCGCGTCGGCGCGCTGTATCCCGGCGACGAGATCGTGTTCGTCGGCGTGACCGGCGCGCACCGCAGCATGGCGTTCGCCGCCAGCGAGTTCATCATGGACTACCTGAAGACCCGCGCGCCGTTCTGGAAGCGCGAAGCCACCGGCCAGGGCGATCGTTGGGTGGACGCTCGCGACAGCGATCGCGAGGCCGCGCAGCGCTGGCACGACGCGGCTAAATAA
- a CDS encoding ABC transporter permease, with product MSDNRTPIDDGGFSWRRLRALCLKETRQILRDPSSGLIAFVIPLMLLFIFGYGINLDSSKLHLGILMEQQSEDARDLAHAFAGSPYIEPTISDNRQRLIQQMQAGTIRGLVVIPVDFDQRMARPHDSAPIQVITDGSEPNTANFVQGYAQGVWQVWQQQRAADRGNSDKPLIDVQMRYWFNPAAISRHYIIPGAITIIMTVIGAILTSLVIAREWERGTMEALLSTQVTRSELLLSKLIPYYFLGMAAMALCMAVAVWVLGVPYRGSLLILLLISSLFLASTLGMGLLISTLTRNQFNAAMVALNAAFLPSIMLSGFIFQIDSMPAIVRAVTYIIPARYFVSTLQTLFLAGNVGTVLLINLLFLIASAVVFIGLTAWKTQRRLD from the coding sequence GTGAGCGATAACCGCACCCCAATCGACGACGGCGGCTTCTCCTGGCGCCGGCTGCGCGCGCTGTGCCTGAAGGAAACGCGGCAGATACTGCGCGATCCCAGCAGCGGCCTGATCGCCTTCGTCATCCCGCTGATGCTGCTGTTTATCTTCGGCTACGGCATCAACCTGGACTCCAGCAAGCTGCATCTGGGCATTCTGATGGAGCAGCAGAGCGAAGACGCGCGCGATCTGGCCCACGCCTTCGCCGGTTCGCCCTATATCGAACCGACCATCAGCGACAACCGCCAACGGCTGATCCAGCAGATGCAGGCCGGCACGATCCGCGGCCTGGTGGTGATCCCGGTGGATTTCGACCAGCGCATGGCGCGCCCGCACGACAGCGCCCCAATCCAGGTGATCACCGACGGCAGCGAGCCGAACACCGCCAACTTCGTGCAGGGTTACGCCCAGGGCGTATGGCAAGTTTGGCAGCAACAGCGCGCCGCCGATCGGGGTAACAGCGACAAGCCGCTGATTGACGTGCAGATGCGCTACTGGTTCAACCCGGCGGCCATCAGCCGGCACTACATCATTCCCGGCGCCATCACCATCATCATGACGGTGATCGGTGCCATCCTCACCTCGCTGGTGATCGCCCGCGAATGGGAGCGCGGCACCATGGAGGCTCTGCTGTCCACCCAGGTGACGCGCAGCGAGCTGCTGCTCTCCAAGCTGATCCCTTATTACTTCCTCGGCATGGCCGCCATGGCGCTGTGCATGGCGGTGGCGGTGTGGGTGCTCGGCGTGCCCTATCGCGGCTCGCTGCTGATCCTGCTGCTGATCAGCAGCCTGTTCCTCGCCAGCACCCTCGGCATGGGCCTGCTGATCTCCACCCTCACCCGCAATCAGTTCAATGCGGCGATGGTGGCGCTGAACGCCGCCTTCCTGCCGTCGATCATGCTGTCCGGCTTCATCTTCCAGATCGACAGCATGCCGGCCATTGTGCGCGCGGTGACCTACATCATTCCGGCGCGCTACTTCGTCAGCACGCTGCAAACGCTGTTCCTGGCGGGCAACGTCGGCACCGTGCTGCTGATCAATCTGCTGTTCCTGATCGCTTCCGCGGTGGTGTTCATCGGCCTGACGGCCTGGAAAACCCAGCGCCGGCTGGATTGA
- the moaC gene encoding cyclic pyranopterin monophosphate synthase MoaC produces the protein MTQLTHINAAGEAHMVDVSAKAETVREARAEAFVEMLPATLAMIVDGSHHKGDVFATARIAGIQAAKRTWELIPLCHPLMLSKVEVQLEAQTQHSRVRIETCCRLTGKTGVEMEALTAASVAALTIYDMCKAVQKDMVIGPVRLLAKSGGKSGDFKVNV, from the coding sequence ATGACACAGCTAACCCACATTAACGCCGCCGGCGAAGCCCATATGGTTGACGTTTCCGCCAAGGCCGAAACGGTGCGTGAAGCGCGCGCCGAAGCCTTCGTCGAGATGCTGCCCGCCACGCTGGCGATGATCGTCGACGGCAGCCATCACAAGGGCGACGTGTTCGCCACGGCGCGCATCGCCGGCATTCAGGCGGCCAAACGCACCTGGGAGCTGATCCCGCTGTGCCACCCGCTGATGCTGAGCAAGGTCGAAGTGCAGCTGGAGGCGCAAACGCAGCACAGCCGGGTGCGCATCGAAACCTGCTGCCGGCTGACCGGCAAAACCGGCGTCGAGATGGAGGCGCTGACCGCCGCCTCGGTGGCGGCATTGACCATTTATGACATGTGCAAAGCGGTACAGAAAGACATGGTGATCGGCCCGGTGCGCCTGCTGGCGAAAAGCGGCGGCAAATCCGGCGATTTTAAGGTGAACGTATGA
- a CDS encoding Bax inhibitor-1 family protein yields MDRYPRSNGSIVERANSGIQAYMAQVYGWMTCGLLLTAFVSWYAANTPAILNFIFSSQITFFGLIIAQLALVFVISGMVNRLSGAVATSLFMLYSALTGLTLSSIFIAYTYSSIASTFVVTAGMFGAMSLYGYTTKRDLSGFGSMLFMALIGIVLASLVNIWLKSTALMWAITYIGVVVFVGLTAYDTQKLKAMGEQLNADDKDSFRKYAIVGALTLYLDFINLFLMLLRIFGNRR; encoded by the coding sequence ATGGACCGATATCCACGCTCTAATGGTTCAATCGTCGAACGTGCCAACAGCGGCATTCAGGCCTACATGGCGCAGGTTTACGGCTGGATGACCTGCGGTCTGCTGCTGACGGCGTTCGTTTCCTGGTATGCGGCCAACACGCCCGCGATCCTCAACTTCATCTTCTCCAGCCAGATCACCTTCTTCGGCCTGATCATCGCTCAACTGGCGCTGGTGTTCGTGATCTCCGGCATGGTCAACCGCCTGAGCGGCGCGGTGGCCACTTCGCTGTTCATGCTGTACTCGGCGCTGACCGGGCTGACGCTGTCGAGCATCTTCATTGCCTACACCTACAGCTCGATCGCCAGCACCTTCGTGGTCACCGCCGGCATGTTCGGCGCCATGAGCCTGTATGGCTACACCACCAAGCGAGATCTGAGCGGCTTCGGCAGCATGCTGTTCATGGCGCTGATCGGCATCGTGCTGGCCTCGCTGGTGAACATCTGGCTGAAAAGCACCGCGCTGATGTGGGCGATCACCTACATCGGGGTGGTGGTGTTCGTCGGCCTGACCGCGTACGACACGCAAAAACTCAAGGCGATGGGCGAGCAGCTGAACGCCGATGATAAAGACAGCTTCCGCAAGTACGCCATCGTCGGCGCGCTGACGCTGTATCTCGATTTCATCAACCTGTTCCTGATGTTGTTGCGTATCTTCGGCAACCGCCGCTAA